The sequence TCGAGGGAGGTCGGGTAGGGCAGGCCCGCTCCGGGGCGCCTAGGCCGGGGCGTCTACGTTACGCGTTCCTTCGTGGCGCGGGCCAGATTGAGCCGGTTGACGTGCGAGATGGCCGGTAGCTGGCTTATGAGCACCACGATGACGATCGCAACCGCGGCCATCACGTAGGTCCGCGGATACACCACCGCCTTGAACGAAAAGAGCTCCATCTGCTTCTCTGTTGACCCCGCCTTGATGAAGGCGTCCACCAGCCACCTGCCCGCGGGCAGTCCCAGGCACACCCCCATCGCCGCAGTGAGCATGTTCTCCAGCGTGATCATCCCCAGGATCTTCCAGCGACCAATGCCCAGAGTGCGCATAGTAGCCACCTCGCTGCTCCGTTCCAACACGTTGATGGTAATCATGTTGAAGACCATCGAGAAGGCCAGGGCCATTCCGAACAGGAGCATGATCGCGAAGATGTTCCGCGCCAGGGCCATCATGCTGTCCAGCATCTTGCGCAGGTCGGCGAGGACGTTCACGGCGCCGGCCCCGGGCAGGTTCAGCAGGCGTTCTTTCACCTCCGCCAGGTAGTCTGGGTCAACCTTGACGCGCACGCCCGTGATGGCGCCGGGCGGCAGTGGAAGGTCTTCCCGGAACAGCTGCCTCGTGCGGTCCAGGGGCAGGTAGGCCACCGTCCCGATCGACTCCCACACGAACCCGGCGACCCTTGCCGTGCGCTGCACCGGTTCCTGCTCTGCGCGGGTGCGCGGCAGAGAGACGAGGACCGTATCACCCTGCTCGACCCCCAGCTTCGACCGCAGCACCTGGCCGAACAGGAAACCGGCATCCACCGGGCGCATATTCTCCCCGCCCTCAGACCGGAGGCGGTAGAGTCGACTTCCGCTCTCGAGTCCCACGAGCAGTGCCGAGTAAGTACGGTTTCCCTTCCTGAACTCCACGGGCATCTCGAGCGCGCCCTCGGCCCAGATCACCCCTGGCCAGCTCCGCACGGCGTTGACCACACCCCGGTCCTGGTAGATTGCGAACTCTACCCGGATGTCATCATAGAGGGTGTCATGGATCCAGCGGTTCATTGCCTCTTCCGATGAATCCAGCAACCCCTGGGAGACCATGATCAGCGATATCCCTGCCGCGACGCCGAAGAGGGTGGAGACGGTCCGCCTCGGGTGGCGGAAGACGTTGCGCAGCGGGATGCGCCAGGCCAGCGCCATCTTCCCCAGCCCCGGTATTACCCTATCGAGCAGGACGACGCGTCCGGTCGCGGGCACCGC comes from bacterium and encodes:
- a CDS encoding FtsX-like permease family protein gives rise to the protein MSLLALKLVRDLWQSRWQYLAVGFTVMLGVTFYGAAYMSYGNLDASYRYSYDRLQFEDFGISFHAAPERVAERVRRIPGVKAVEGRLIEDVVIQIPGRSTKKLIGRLISTPADRRPSVNDLFIVQGRYLSTRTAREIVLESSFAKHHKLRPGDTIEVERAGTRVRFLIAGIAMSPEYLYVVRSKQDLMPFPESFGVMFVSGDVLGPLVGKTGLVNHIVATIADPHRGPAIMRETKRLLDVYGAEDPVAREDQPSHQLLEQDLQGFQAYSVLFPFLFLSVAGLTVYTLLTRMVHMQRPVIGMLMAIGFSRRRVVLHYLAAAVLIGAIGSLLGSALGFWLSGWATRGYTSFLSLPYVLIVPRWGALLIGFLIGTGVCLAAGIIPARAAARISPAEALRAAVPATGRVVLLDRVIPGLGKMALAWRIPLRNVFRHPRRTVSTLFGVAAGISLIMVSQGLLDSSEEAMNRWIHDTLYDDIRVEFAIYQDRGVVNAVRSWPGVIWAEGALEMPVEFRKGNRTYSALLVGLESGSRLYRLRSEGGENMRPVDAGFLFGQVLRSKLGVEQGDTVLVSLPRTRAEQEPVQRTARVAGFVWESIGTVAYLPLDRTRQLFREDLPLPPGAITGVRVKVDPDYLAEVKERLLNLPGAGAVNVLADLRKMLDSMMALARNIFAIMLLFGMALAFSMVFNMITINVLERSSEVATMRTLGIGRWKILGMITLENMLTAAMGVCLGLPAGRWLVDAFIKAGSTEKQMELFSFKAVVYPRTYVMAAVAIVIVVLISQLPAISHVNRLNLARATKERVT